The Paraburkholderia sp. PREW-6R genomic interval ATGCCGGGCCTCGACGGCCTCGAACTGGCGCGCCGGCTAAGGGCAAATCCCGATACATCGCACATGTTGCTGGTTGCATGTACAGCGGCCGCGTCACGCGATGACCGGGCGCGCGCACGCGCAGTCGGGTTCGATGCGCACTGCGCGAAGCCGCTTACGCCTGAGCGTCTGTTGCGCGTGCTGGAGACGGCGGCGTCGGTGCATGCCGACGCTCCGCCGTAACGGCAGTAACAGCATTGGTCGATTGAAAGAAACGCCTTATTTGTCCAAATATTGGTTTCTCTCCTGGAAAATCTCTGGTGCCGGGTGATGCAATTGAAGCGTCGTCACGAGGCCGTAACCTGAATTCTTTCCGCGTGAATGGTCATCTCCGGCTGGCGGCTGCCTGCGGGACCGACGGTTGCTGAATACGGTGCGCATCGCGCGCAACTGGATGCGCCGATCACCGTCATTTGCACCGAGGAGATTCCATCATGACCGACGTAAAACGTCCCGCACCACCTTTCCCGGCGCAGCCTCAGAGCCAGACGCCCGGCCGCACCGCCGGCATGGACCCGCAACCCGATCACGGCGAGCATTCGTATCAAGGCTCCGGACGCCTTGCCGGCAAAGCCGCCATCGTCACCGGCGGCGATAGCGGCATTGGACGCGCGGTGGCGATCGCATTTGCCCGTGAAGGCGCCGATGTCCTGATCTCCTATCTCGACGAACACGACGACGCTCGCGAGACCGCGCGCTGGGTGGAGGAGGCCGGCCGCAAGGCGGTACTGCTGCCGGGCGATATTCGCAGCCGAGAGCACTGCGGCGCAATTGCCGATAAGGCCATCGAAGCGTTTGGCCGCCTCGATGTACTGGTGAACAATGCCGCGTACCAGATGAGTTATCCGTCACTCGAAGACATTAGCGACGACGAATGGGACAAGACGTTCGATACCAACATCGGCGCCATGTTCAGAATCACGCGGGCCGCGGTCAAATATATGAAGCCGGGTGCCGCGATCGTGAACACCACGTCGATTAACGCCGATCATCCGAATCCTGGCCTGATCGCGTATGCGAGCACGAAGGGCGCAATCCAGAACTTTACTGGCGGCCTCGCGCAGCTGCTTGCGCAAAAGGGCATTCGCGCCAACTGCGTTGCGCCTGGTCCGATCTGGACGCCGCTGATTCCTTCGACAATGCCGCCAGAGAAAGTCGAAAAATTCGGTGAGCAGGTGCCGATGAAGCGCCCGGGACAGCCTGCGGAACTGGCTGCTGCTTACGTGATGCTCGCTTCGGATGAAGCGAGCTATATATCGGGCGCAACGATCGCGGTAACCGGCGGCGCACCGATTATTTAGGCTTGTTAATTAAATTTCGATCAATACGAAGCGGGGGGCCATGCGGTCCCCCGCGTATTAGCTTGAACGATGGTGTCGAAAACGACGAGACGCGGCCCGGCCTGAAGAGACGCGTTAGATCACGCCATCAATCCGGCGCGTACTTGAACTCGGGCATCGCTTCAATAGACTGCCTGGTTGCATTGGGCAGCACGACCCGGCGATTGTTGATCTGCAGATCGGCAAATGGCACGGCAACCAGATGCTTGCCCATTCCGAGAAAGCCGCCCACCGACAGAATGGCGTACGTGCTGCGATCCGCACTTGGCGAAACGATCAGATCGTCGAGTGTGCCGATCGTGTCCTTGTTCCTGTTATAGACATCCACGCCATTGAGCTTCGAAGCGCGATAGCCGCTCGCAAGCTGCACCACGTCTGTACGCTTTTCGGTAATTGCCTGAGGTGCGCCCTGCGCATAGGCGTTCCCATACGACGCAAGCGCGGCCAGCAGCACCGCGGAGGCAACGAAAGGCTTGAGTTGGATTTTTCGCATGATTGTTCTCCCGTGATTTGCCAATAGTTCGAATAAACGCTGTCGTGCGAGCGCGTTGGTCGCCTTTCACATGGCTTGCTGCAAAAGTTGTGCCGCAATCTTGTTCAGCAGCGGCGGCCGCATCCGGCACGCGGCGCCGCGCGAAGGCTGAAGAGCAAGCGGACCGGCTCGGGTCCGGAAGTTGCTAAATCTGCGAGCCTGCTGTTTGACACTTTGCGCTGCAACGCACCGGCTGACGGCTCACCGTCCGGCCGGCCAGCCGCACCGAGCCGTTTGAAGGAACTCGCCAGACCGGACATTGCACTACCGAATCATTCATTGCCTACCGTAAAAAACTTGCGCATTTGCGCTTTTCGCATCCACAGGAACCCCTATGTCTTCCCAGGCTCAATACTCGACGCGCATTACCGAAGGCACGCCTTATCCGCTTGGCGCGACATGGAATGGAAACGGTGTGAACTTTGCGCTGTTTTCCGCGCACGCCACGAAAGTCGAACTGTGTCTGTTCGACGAGACGGGCGAGCATGAAATCGAAAAAATCGAACTGCCGGAATATACCGACGAGGTCTGGCATGTTTTCGTGCCCGGCCTGAAGCCCGGCGCCGTTTATGGATACCGTGTGCATGGTCCGTATGAACCGGAGAAAGGCCACCGCTTCAACCCGAACAAGCTGCTGCTCGATCCGTATGCAAAGGCGCACATTGGCGAGCTGAAATGGGCGCCGGAAATCTTCGGCTACACACTGGGTTCGGACGAGGGTGACCTGTCATTCGACGAACGCGACAGCGCGCCTTTCGTGCCCAAATGCAAGGTGGTGGATGCGACCTTCTCGTGGAGCCATCCTGAGCGCACCCCGTTGCCTTGGGAACGCGTGATCTTCTACGAAACCCATGTGCGCGGTTTTACCAAGCGTCACCCGGACGTGCCGGAAAATCTGCGCGGCACGTTTGCAGGTCTCGGGCAACAACCGGTGCTCGACTATATTCGCAGTCTCGGCGTGACATCTGTCGAATTGATGCCGGTGCAGACGTTTGTCAACGACAGCTATCTGCTCGACAAGGGCCTGACGAACTACTGGGGCTACAACACGATCGGCTTTTTCGCTGCCGACCCGCGCTTCTTTGCGTCGGCCTCCGACCCGGTCCAGGAGTTCAAGGAAATGGTCGACCGTTTCCATAACAATAATCTCGAAGTCATTCTCGACGTGGTCTACAACCACACGGCGGAAGGCAATGAACTCGGCCCCACGATTTCGTTCAAGGGTATCGACAACGCGTCGTACTACCGCCTGATGCCGGACGAGCCGCGCTATTACATCAATGACACGGGCACCGGCAACACGCTGAATCTGTCGCACCCGCGCGTTCTGCAAATGGTGACGGACAGCCTGCGTTACTGGGTGACGGAAATGAAAGTCGATGGCTTCCGTTTCGACCTCGCCACGATTCTCGGCCGCGAACCGCATGGTTTCGACGAGGGCGGCGGTTTTCTCGACAGCTGCCGGCAGGACCCGGTGCTCTCCAGCGTACGGCTGATTGCCGAGCCGTGGGATTGCGGCCCCGGCGGCTACCAGGTGGGCGGTTTCCCGCCGGGCTGGGCCGAATGGAACGACCGCTTCCGCGACACCGTGCGCGAGTACTGGAAAGGCGACGAAGGCAAGGTTGCCGACCTCGCCACGCGTCTCACGGGTTCGGGCGACAAGTTCAACCACCGCGGACGCCGCCCGTGGGCCAGCGTGAATTTTATCGCCGCGCACGACGGCTTTACGTTGAACGATCTGGTGTCGTACAACGACAAGCACAACGATGCCAATGGCGAAGACAACAAGGACGGTCACTCGGATAACAAGTCATGGAACATGGGCGTCGAAGGTCCGACCGACGACCCGGACATCCGCGCACAACGCGAACGGCAGAAGCGCAATCTGCTCGCGACATTGCTGCTCTCTCAGGGCACCCCGATGATTCTCGCGGGCGACGAATTCGGCCGCACGCAGAAAGGCAATAACAACGCGTATTGCCAGGACAACGAGATCAGCTGGGTGGACTGGGAAGCGATCAACGACGAAGATCGCGCGCTCACGGAGTTCGTGAGGAATCTGACGACGTTGCGCCACCGCTTGCCGGTTTTGCGTCGTGGCCGTTTTCTGAGTGGTGAATATAACGAGGCGCTCGATGTCACGGACGCGCGCTGGCTCTCGCCCGACGGCACCGATCTGACGCAGGAGCAATGGGACGATCCGTCCATGCGTTGCTTCGGTCTGGTGATCGATGGCCGCGCGCAGGCAAGCGGCATTCGCCGTCCCGCTTCCGACGCGACATTGATGCTCGTGCTCAACGCGCATCACGATGTCGTCAACTTCACGCTGCCCGACATTCCGGAAGGCGAAAAGTGGACCTGCCTGCTCGACACCAACATGCCGGTGCGCGCCGAGTTGCCGCAGTTTAGCGCGGGCGACCAGTATCAGGTCACGGGGCGCTCCTTCCTGCTGTTCGCACTGGAAGCGCCGAGCCGCGCGACACAACGCGTCTTCGAGCGGCTTGAAGAGCAACTCACGACCGACGAAAGCGAACCGCCCGCAGACGCTTGACGGGTAGGCCGGGCACCTCGGCCCGGCATGGACGCAGGACGCAGCACGCATGGCCGCCGCGGCGGCCATGCCGGGAATAACGCTTGCTCGATGATGCAGTAGCTGCGTGCGACTCGTTGACGACGATGCGCACGCAGTTGCCGTTACCAGTCCACGCCACGTCAAACCGAGGGTGATCAAATGGAACAGGAACACAACTCGCAAGAGGAAGAGATTCGCACGCGCGCCTACTATCTGTGGGAGCAGGCCGCGGAGCCTAAGGGCACGCCTGACGAATACTGGGAACAGGCACGCGCAGAAATAGAAAAAGAAGCGCCGCCGGTTGAAAGCGGTTTGATCGCGGACGAACCGCGGAAATGAAACCTGTTTCCGATCCCCGCAACGGCCTGCGCGACAGCCGGCCGGCCGCGCATATCCAGGCTCCGCCTGCCGCTTTCGGCATCGACAGCCTGATCGCGATCGCGGTGGGGATCACGTTTGTCGCCTGCCTGTATTTCGCGAGCGCGGTGCTGATTCCCATCACGCTCGCCATTCTGCTGAGCTTTCTCGTCGCGCCGCTCGCTAACCTGCTTGAACGCCTGAAGCTGGGCCACGTGGCGTCTGTCTTCGCGGCCGTCGTCATCACTGTGTCGGTGATCGGCCTGCTCGGTGCGATGATCGCCGGTCAACTGAGCGACCTCGCCACGGGCATGCCACGCTACCAGGTCACGATTCAGCACAAGATGGAGACCGCGCACAGTCTGACGGTCGGCAAGCTCGACCGCTTCGCAAGCCTCGCGGGACAGGCGCTGCAACGCGACACGGTCGAGCCGCCGCCGTCCGTGCCGGAGCGGAACAAAGCGTCTTCGTCGACGGCAACCAATACGCAGGTTCCGGCTGCAGTGCCCGTCGAAGTCCGCGAGCCGGTGCCCACGCCATTCGAACTCGCACGGCGCGTGTTGTCGCCCGCGATCAGTCCGCTGGAGACAGCATTCATCGTATTTGTCGTGACCGTGGTGATCCTGTTGCAGCGGGACGATTTACGCGATCGCGCGATTCGTCTGTTCGGTTCGCGCGATCTGCACCGCACGACCACGGTGATGGACGAAGCCGCGCGGCGCCTGAGCCGTTACTTCGTGTCGCAACTCGGCCTGAATGCGGGGCTTGGCGTCGTGATCGGCGCAGGTCTTTTCCTGATCGGCGTGCCGAGCCCAATTCTGTGGGGCATTCTCGCCGCACTGTTGCGGCTCGTGCCCTATGTCGGCATCTGGATTTCGGCGA includes:
- a CDS encoding PRC-barrel domain-containing protein, which gives rise to MRKIQLKPFVASAVLLAALASYGNAYAQGAPQAITEKRTDVVQLASGYRASKLNGVDVYNRNKDTIGTLDDLIVSPSADRSTYAILSVGGFLGMGKHLVAVPFADLQINNRRVVLPNATRQSIEAMPEFKYAPD
- a CDS encoding DUF2934 domain-containing protein, with translation MEQEHNSQEEEIRTRAYYLWEQAAEPKGTPDEYWEQARAEIEKEAPPVESGLIADEPRK
- the glgX gene encoding glycogen debranching protein GlgX, whose protein sequence is MSSQAQYSTRITEGTPYPLGATWNGNGVNFALFSAHATKVELCLFDETGEHEIEKIELPEYTDEVWHVFVPGLKPGAVYGYRVHGPYEPEKGHRFNPNKLLLDPYAKAHIGELKWAPEIFGYTLGSDEGDLSFDERDSAPFVPKCKVVDATFSWSHPERTPLPWERVIFYETHVRGFTKRHPDVPENLRGTFAGLGQQPVLDYIRSLGVTSVELMPVQTFVNDSYLLDKGLTNYWGYNTIGFFAADPRFFASASDPVQEFKEMVDRFHNNNLEVILDVVYNHTAEGNELGPTISFKGIDNASYYRLMPDEPRYYINDTGTGNTLNLSHPRVLQMVTDSLRYWVTEMKVDGFRFDLATILGREPHGFDEGGGFLDSCRQDPVLSSVRLIAEPWDCGPGGYQVGGFPPGWAEWNDRFRDTVREYWKGDEGKVADLATRLTGSGDKFNHRGRRPWASVNFIAAHDGFTLNDLVSYNDKHNDANGEDNKDGHSDNKSWNMGVEGPTDDPDIRAQRERQKRNLLATLLLSQGTPMILAGDEFGRTQKGNNNAYCQDNEISWVDWEAINDEDRALTEFVRNLTTLRHRLPVLRRGRFLSGEYNEALDVTDARWLSPDGTDLTQEQWDDPSMRCFGLVIDGRAQASGIRRPASDATLMLVLNAHHDVVNFTLPDIPEGEKWTCLLDTNMPVRAELPQFSAGDQYQVTGRSFLLFALEAPSRATQRVFERLEEQLTTDESEPPADA
- a CDS encoding glucose 1-dehydrogenase, which produces MTDVKRPAPPFPAQPQSQTPGRTAGMDPQPDHGEHSYQGSGRLAGKAAIVTGGDSGIGRAVAIAFAREGADVLISYLDEHDDARETARWVEEAGRKAVLLPGDIRSREHCGAIADKAIEAFGRLDVLVNNAAYQMSYPSLEDISDDEWDKTFDTNIGAMFRITRAAVKYMKPGAAIVNTTSINADHPNPGLIAYASTKGAIQNFTGGLAQLLAQKGIRANCVAPGPIWTPLIPSTMPPEKVEKFGEQVPMKRPGQPAELAAAYVMLASDEASYISGATIAVTGGAPII